In Panicum virgatum strain AP13 chromosome 5K, P.virgatum_v5, whole genome shotgun sequence, the genomic window TGGTACCCTTTTGCACTCTCTGATCAAATTTAACGTTGAAAGAAAACAGTGAAATTATATGCTTGCTAGTTAATTGCGCAATCAGAGAAAAGCCTAAAGCATACCTTGAATGTTGTGATAATTCGTGGCTCAGCTTTGCTAAGAATGCCGAGCTCAGAAGACCATGTATCACCATTGCAGCAAGCATAATGTCCGATAACACCACCAATAAGTGCAGTTACAAGAGTTGACTCTTTTGAATCCAAACACCTATCTGTCCCTTCAGTAACTAATGCTATCAAAACAACCAAGATACTTGCAATGCCACTATTTGACAAAACTTGCTTCCTGCCAATAAGAGTGGGTGCACCTGCATTAGAAAGATTCAGAAGGGAACTTTCTGAAATCCAAATATATCCATCTCAGCAATGGCAATGTCAACATTTTCAAAACTAGAAAGTACATAAATAAAGGCACATTGGTTGCATGTCACATCAATTACATCCAGATAAACAGCCTTTTGTTTTTAGAAAATTGACTcattaaatctgaaaaattggATAGATGTGGGTGATAATTGGATAGATGTGGGTGGTGGATAATATTACATCAAGATAGAACTGTTCATAGTTTTTTACTTTTCTTGTACTGTAGCAACACTTTGAGTAAGGGTAAACAAAATACAGTAATCACTAATCAATCAATGGCATGGCTCCTGTCCGAAGAAAGTAGGCATGCTCCGAGGCAAGAAATATCACAAAAAGCTATGCAAAATCTCTACGAGACAGTAGACATGGTGAATTCTTAACAGAAGAAAGGCAATCTAATTCACAACAAACTTTCAATTCATCACCGTCGTCCTTATGAAAAGTTAGGTCATCTAGTCATTTTAAGACTTAGGAAAAAAGCTTATCAAGCCCTTGGGTTGTCCTTTCGGACACAAATGACAAAACTACAGAATCGCTGCAGGAAAGGCTTCTCTCTTCTTGCAGAGAATCTACTCAGAGATAAACTAGTCCACCGAATCAACTCATTATCCTACTAAAACAACTGAAACCGAAATCATTTGAAGCTTCTACAGAGCTAATGATGTAGACAACCAAAATTTTCGATCATTCCTCATTCGCAGAAACTTCTCGTTCCTCAGTTTATAACATCATGCACCAAACGTATAAAGTCAAGGGACTTCACATTCAGTTTTGGCGTTTTCATgccttaaataaaaaatatataacgCCATTATACCCCAAAACCGAAACACTCAGTTAACATCATCCCATATTACTCTTGGTTGTAAACTGGGTCATGGGCTCATGGCAGAGAGGAGCAACAGAAGCAGCACTTCAACTCACCAGTTACGCTGCCCACCCTCCTTAAACTCGGGATCGAGGGCACGCTTCCTCGCCTCGCCGACCCTCGTCACCCGCGAGGACGTGAAGAAGAACACCAGCAGCAGCCCCGCGAACCTGCGAAGCACAAACTCGAGATCTAGTCACGAATTCACGGGCAAACCCTTCCGCTGAAAACGAAGAGGGGCGCCTCTCCAACCTGTACCCGGCGACCGTATGAGCCACCATGGCAGGGACTCCGACGAACACGGCGCTGAAGTCAACGGACTTGCGCCGGACCGCGCGAGCCGCGAtggcgcctcccgccgccactgccaccgccgcccggatcCAGATGCCGCCGTGACCCATTGCGGCGACCTCGTCGCCCTGGGATCCAACCAATACCAACCGAAGCAAATTGGCAGCCTCAATGCTTGCGAGATCGTTTGATCTCGAGGATTTGGAAGAGCGATCGCCGCGAGGTGCCCGGTGGCTTGCTGCTCTGAACTCGGTGTTCCTTGGCAGCTGTTCTGAGATTTCTTCAGGTTTAAGAAGTCGTTATGTTTGGCAACTTTTGCAACGAACCCCTTACATTTATTCAGAGTTGTAGTTTCTGCCCCCATATTCCTGTAACTGCTGAGCTCACACTGCATTGACTCGCATTTTCGCAAGCAAAATATCAGAATGAAGAGGAAATACAATATCAAAGGTCCGATGGATGTacttaggggtggtaatgggccatggccctaatggcctcttcacagcccaataaagcccttaaaatttttagttcaaaaatacatatgtttagagcccggctcttttagggcccgatccttagattttttagttcaaaatgttgggccctttaccacccctagatgTACTAGTAGCCATCAAATAAACAGAAGATCAAGTATCATGGAAAATTTGGACTTGAATTCGTTCTCCAAACCATGTATCCGTTCCCGGCACCTAAGAATAAAACAAAATTTTCCAGGGAAGCGTAGATTGTTGATGACCCATCAAGCAAGAGATGATGAGAACATGATTTGAAAACATCATCATACCACTGTTACCCCTACACACAACAAACCTACAAACCTAGAATTCTGTTATTGGACTAAAATCTTCCCCTGGCCCTACCTCGGCCTCGGCCCCTTCCCCTGCCCCGCCCCCGTCCTCCAAAGTCTCTTCTACCACCACCTGCTTCATCAGGGCCATTGAAGCTGAACATGCTCATCCGTAAACGTTCAGCATCCGAACTCTCTGCCCCACCATGGAAAACATCTGCCCCACCCTGAAAACATCATATTGACATTGCAATCAACATTCTGACGCTAGTGTTATCAAAAGTCCGGGAAAGAACACATGATCATAATAGGGGATCGAACTAACATGCATATCTTCTAGGTCAAGTTCTTCCTGCAGTTGCCTTGCCAACTCCTCATCTCGGCTAGTGTCTTGCATATAactttctgcagtggactttgAACCAAtggccttcctcttctcccattCATCAAGTGTAAAAACCTGAGCATCTTCTTCCCTACCTTTGCCCTTGAATCTATGACCCCGACCACGCCTGTCTTCAGGCACAGCCTGTGACATTTTCTGCAGTAGCTTCTGTGCAGCAGCTTGGTTTTGAACAGGAACAGTTTCGCTGACTGCACATTGCAAGGAAATAAGTTTAACTGCTCCTGACAATTTTATGCTGAGTAAATTAATATGAACAATATGTTTTGGAGGCTGACCTTCTTTTGGTCTGGTATCTTGAGTAATTTGCTTAGATTCAAGCTTGCTTTTTGTGGTGTCTTTGTTCACGTCATTCGAAACCTCATTCATTGGTTTGCCACCAGAATTAACTGGCGCATGGTCATGAGCAACTGCCAACTTCCTAGCTTTATGAAAGGAAGACAGCTCATAAGTTACAAATACATCACAAAGCCTTACAGTTGTGCAAACATGCAATAATTGCATGTGGCAGCTAACACTAACAGGTGAGAATAATGTTGGTATACAAAACAAGTGTGTGTCGCTAAAAGTGTGCATCTCGCAAGCATGTGAGAACCTGAGAAGGAAGGATCAGTTAGCCGTTCTGAGGAGGTGCAGAGGTCCATGTTTTTCAGAAATGACGAGGAACCAGTCTGCTACCCAATTAATGGTGCTTAATCAGATTTACAGGACATGACAGTGACTTCCTATTAAACTTCAACAAAAGCATGTATATATTTCTAGTGACGAGTGTAATACTATACCATGTGTTATAACACCTTTTCATGAAGGAAATAGTCCTGAACATCAATATGCCATCCATGTCAATTTACCGCCTGAACCAAATGCAAGTTTTTATCGACTTCCAGTGCTGTATTTTACTGAATGATGTTTTTAATGAGTTTTCCCTTTTTACTGGTGCCTCGTGTTGCGTTTCATCTCTAGCTTACCCCAACTGGCTTGGGAGTTGGGACTAAAAGAAttcgttgctgctgctgcatttTGCTGAAAGTAAGCAATTCTACATAACTTCCAGCTCCTTAGTGAACAGCATGAGGGGGAATAATAAAATAGGGTACGAATGGTTACCAGGATATGCTTGAACTTTGGTTGTCCTGCAGGGAGGTGCTTCAATATCTAACTTCTCAAATGGTGGAGGTCCAGCTCCATCATCACTTTGAGACAACCTCAAGGATGGACGAGATAAGCCAGAATATTTCTGGTTCATCTGCCACTCTTCATACAGTGATTGGACAGTACCCCCAATGACACTCACATTTTTCATGCTTAAGCACAATATGCCATTATTGATTGGAATCTTATTTTCAAGGCAAATCTATAACATGGCAAAAAAGGAGGAAAAACGCATGTCAAAATGCTATTTTTCAATAAACTGCAGGTATCGCATGACAGCTCAACTATATGCTTTCTATAAAAGCTGGGTAAccctattttgaaaaaaaaaaagaaccatgATGAACGACTCTTAATAAAATTTCAGGCCTTCTTATTTAGTTAAAAACATAAGGAAATTCAGACAGACCATGGGGCAGACAGCCAATGGGAACAACAAATGTTATCTCCCAACCCCATCTTAAGGCCACATCACAATATATACATCATCTCAAATAAGTGTTCTTACACCATTCTTAAATAGAAATTTTTAGCATGCCTACATTATCTTTTCAAAGTTAGTTTTCATACTGAAAGATGGAATAGCATCACAAAAAGAGCTACTTGAACATTCCTATTCCATTATCCATTTCCAACATGCTCAGAGCTCAATCAAGTACTGTTAAGCTATATTCTGGTCTCTGGTTCCAATGGCATTGATATTCAGGATTGAACTAGAAATCTCAGACCCAGACAGGCAGGCAAGCTTAAACTCTTAACTCTGTACACATAATGGGCACAAAATGCGCCACTCCACAACAAGAATTAGAGGCAGAAGCAAACAACAGTCAACTGACCTTGGTACCTGGAGCTATCTCTTCAGTGATGAATGGAATAGGAGAAAACTCTATGGCAACAGCTTCACATATCCCATCAGTGAGACCAAAGCGCAGAAGACGACGCTGCTGTGGGTTCTTGAAGGAGGCATCAATGCTGCTGCGATATATATCTCTTACAGAGACTACCTGTATCAAAACAACAGTTTCATGGAAATAGTTAGCACAACGATAGGATTAAAAGTTTAAAACAACCAAAAACATCATGGGAATGCACATTCAAATCACAAGTGCTGAAGCTGAACAGACACGATCAACATTTGTTTCATTGTCTGGAACACACATCAATGTTTCACCAAAGCTTGGTTCAGAGAACTGGCATTTCCAATGCTCTTCCGGTCTTTCCTCTCTTATTGACTAAACCACTGCCCCATTGCACCCGTAATAACTCACGAATCGCATATGTAATGCCTACCCA contains:
- the LOC120705813 gene encoding protein PGR-like — translated: MGHGGIWIRAAVAVAAGGAIAARAVRRKSVDFSAVFVGVPAMVAHTVAGYRFAGLLLVFFFTSSRVTRVGEARKRALDPEFKEGGQRNWKQVLSNSGIASILVVLIALVTEGTDRCLDSKESTLVTALIGGVIGHYACCNGDTWSSELGILSKAEPRIITTFKRVQKGTNGGVTIDGLLAAAAAGFSIGLAFVLIGFLTAQCASYVFWRQLLVIPLATAAGLGGSLIDSILGATVQYSGFCSVRKRVVGIDGPTVTRISGMNILDNNGVNVVSVFLTTVLTAVACTYIF
- the LOC120705812 gene encoding tudor domain-containing protein 3-like isoform X2 produces the protein MAAAEAPRASASSAEDRLLQSLADRGWRFRDPTDEAIQALLLASPTPSPEAVESELADMDLRTFGGKSLPDRATTAATAKRLSYVHGPIVLQVVSVRDIYRSSIDASFKNPQQRRLLRFGLTDGICEAVAIEFSPIPFITEEIAPGTKICLENKIPINNGILCLSMKNVSVIGGTVQSLYEEWQMNQKYSGLSRPSLRLSQSDDGAGPPPFEKLDIEAPPCRTTKVQAYPARKLAVAHDHAPVNSGGKPMNEVSNDVNKDTTKSKLESKQITQDTRPKEVSETVPVQNQAAAQKLLQKMSQAVPEDRRGRGHRFKGKGREEDAQVFTLDEWEKRKAIGSKSTAESYMQDTSRDEELARQLQEELDLEDMHGGAESSDAERLRMSMFSFNGPDEAGGGRRDFGGRGRGRGRGRGRGRARGRF
- the LOC120705812 gene encoding tudor domain-containing protein 3-like isoform X1, translated to MAAAEAPRASASSAEDRLLQSLADRGWRFRDPTDEAIQALLLASPTPSPEAVESELADMDLRTFGGKSLPDRATTAATAKRLSYVHGPIVLQVVSVRDIYRSSIDASFKNPQQRRLLRFGLTDGICEAVAIEFSPIPFITEEIAPGTKICLENKIPINNGILCLSMKNVSVIGGTVQSLYEEWQMNQKYSGLSRPSLRLSQSDDGAGPPPFEKLDIEAPPCRTTKVQAYPARKLAVAHDHAPVNSGGKPMNEVSNDVNKDTTKSKLESKQITQDTRPKEVSETVPVQNQAAAQKLLQKMSQAVPEDRRGRGHRFKGKGREEDAQVFTLDEWEKRKAIGSKSTAESYMQDTSRDEELARQLQEELDLEDMHGGADVFHGGAESSDAERLRMSMFSFNGPDEAGGGRRDFGGRGRGRGRGRGRGRARGRF